In Bacteroidia bacterium, one genomic interval encodes:
- a CDS encoding OmpA family protein — protein MMKKGLLFFVLGGMMLTSCVSQKKYKTQVSKYDTLKTDYDKINYQLSACLDEQQKKSAKMSEMEKELTYLKANSTTMLKQLSDLSVLTTTQSESIRKSLENINAKDIFIQDLQREMSRKDSLNMALVMNLKGALKDVNDQDVEIKVEGSAVFISISDKMLFRSGSYEITSKAKEVLGKVAEVIKAQPEVQFMVEGHTDNKSIHTAFIKDNWDLSVLRATSVVRVLQKNYGVDPSRIIAAGRSEYVSLQPNTTVEGRAMNRRTRIVILPQLDQFFKLMEPKAKP, from the coding sequence ATGATGAAAAAAGGGCTTTTATTTTTTGTTTTAGGGGGAATGATGTTGACTTCATGTGTGAGTCAGAAAAAATACAAAACTCAGGTGAGTAAATACGACACTTTGAAAACAGATTATGATAAGATAAATTATCAGCTTAGTGCTTGTTTGGATGAACAACAAAAAAAATCTGCAAAAATGTCTGAAATGGAAAAGGAGCTAACCTACCTCAAGGCAAATAGCACTACAATGTTAAAGCAATTATCTGACCTTTCTGTTTTGACAACTACTCAAAGTGAGAGCATCCGCAAATCACTCGAAAATATCAATGCAAAAGATATTTTTATTCAGGACCTGCAGCGTGAAATGTCCAGAAAAGATTCGCTGAACATGGCATTAGTAATGAATCTTAAAGGCGCATTGAAAGATGTTAATGACCAAGATGTTGAAATAAAGGTAGAGGGAAGTGCTGTGTTTATTTCTATCTCTGATAAAATGCTTTTCAGAAGCGGAAGTTATGAGATAACATCAAAAGCAAAAGAGGTTTTAGGTAAAGTTGCAGAAGTAATCAAAGCACAACCCGAAGTACAGTTTATGGTTGAAGGTCATACAGATAATAAATCTATTCATACAGCATTTATTAAAGACAATTGGGATTTGAGTGTACTACGTGCCACTTCTGTTGTGCGTGTTTTACAAAAAAATTATGGCGTTGATCCTTCACGCATCATCGCTGCCGGACGCAGTGAGTATGTTAGTCTTCAACCTAACACAACAGTCGAAGGACGTGCCATGAACCGCAGAACAAGAATTGTTATTCTGCCACAGTTAGATCAATTCTTTAAACTTATGGAGCCAAAAGCCAAGCCATAA